From a single Gavia stellata isolate bGavSte3 chromosome 5, bGavSte3.hap2, whole genome shotgun sequence genomic region:
- the CHMP3 gene encoding charged multivesicular body protein 3 isoform X1 gives MGLFGKTPEKPPKELVNEWSLKIRKEMRVIDRQIRDIQREEEKVKRSIKDAAKKGQKDVCVILAKELIRSRKAVSKLYASKAHMNSVLMGMKNQLAVLRVAGSLQKSTEVMKAMQNLVKIPEIQATMRELSKEMMKAGIIEEMLEDTFESLEDQEEMEEEAEMEIDKILFEITAGALGKAPSKVTDALPEPEPMGAAAAVDEEEDIEAMQSRLATLRS, from the exons ATGGGCCTCTTCGGGAAGACCCCCGAGAAGCCGcccaaggagctg gTCAATGAATGGTCCTTGAAGATAAGGAAAGAAATGAGAGTGATTGATAGACAGATCAGAG ATAtccagagagaagaggagaaggtgAAGCGGTCAATAAAGGATGCTGCCAAAAAGGGTCAGAAAGATGTGTGTGTGATCTTGGCGAAGGAACTGATCCGCTCTCGAAAGGCTGTAAGCAAACTCTATGCATCCAAAGCTCACATGAACTCTGTTCTCATGGGGATGAAGAACCAGCTTG CTGTCCTGAGAGTAGCAGGTTCATTGCAGAAGAGCACAGAAGTTATGAAAGCTATGCAAAATCTAGTAAAAATCCCTGAAATCCAAGCAACGATGAGGGAGTTGTCCAAAGAGATGATGAAG GCTGGTATTATAGAGGAAATGCTGGAGGACACCTTTGAAAGCCTGGAGGATCAGgaggaaatggaagaggaagcagagatggaaaTTGACAAAATCCTTTTTGAAATCACAGCCG GGGCCTTGGGTAAAGCGCCTAGTAAAGTCACAGATGCTCTTCCAGAGCCTGAACCTATGGGAGCGGCCGCTGCTGTTGACGAGGAGGAAGACATTGAAGCAATGCAGTCGCGATTAGCCACCCTCCGTAGCTAA
- the CHMP3 gene encoding charged multivesicular body protein 3 isoform X2 — MGLFGKTPEKPPKELVNEWSLKIRKEMRVIDRQIRDIQREEEKVKRSIKDAAKKGQKDVCVILAKELIRSRKASTEVMKAMQNLVKIPEIQATMRELSKEMMKAGIIEEMLEDTFESLEDQEEMEEEAEMEIDKILFEITAGALGKAPSKVTDALPEPEPMGAAAAVDEEEDIEAMQSRLATLRS, encoded by the exons ATGGGCCTCTTCGGGAAGACCCCCGAGAAGCCGcccaaggagctg gTCAATGAATGGTCCTTGAAGATAAGGAAAGAAATGAGAGTGATTGATAGACAGATCAGAG ATAtccagagagaagaggagaaggtgAAGCGGTCAATAAAGGATGCTGCCAAAAAGGGTCAGAAAGATGTGTGTGTGATCTTGGCGAAGGAACTGATCCGCTCTCGAAAGGCT AGCACAGAAGTTATGAAAGCTATGCAAAATCTAGTAAAAATCCCTGAAATCCAAGCAACGATGAGGGAGTTGTCCAAAGAGATGATGAAG GCTGGTATTATAGAGGAAATGCTGGAGGACACCTTTGAAAGCCTGGAGGATCAGgaggaaatggaagaggaagcagagatggaaaTTGACAAAATCCTTTTTGAAATCACAGCCG GGGCCTTGGGTAAAGCGCCTAGTAAAGTCACAGATGCTCTTCCAGAGCCTGAACCTATGGGAGCGGCCGCTGCTGTTGACGAGGAGGAAGACATTGAAGCAATGCAGTCGCGATTAGCCACCCTCCGTAGCTAA